The following proteins are encoded in a genomic region of Thiomonas sp. X19:
- the fdhD gene encoding formate dehydrogenase accessory sulfurtransferase FdhD — MIAQDAPLTAGARQARVVRLRTGMRSEAVDWLTEEVPVALEFNGISHAVMLATPMDLEDFALGFGLSEGIFDRPADLYDCEVDACAEGLTVHMEVSSRSFARLRARRRTLAGRTGCGLCGTESLAQVLRTLPRVVARQTIQSAAITRAMDGMRDRQLLGQATGATHAAAWCGCAGEIRLLREDVGRHNALDKLIGALARAGIDAGSGFMAVTSRASVEMVQKAVVAGVPLLAAVSAPTLLAVNTAEQARMCLVGLARQGNLVVYAHPQHLSLGNGIDL; from the coding sequence GTGATCGCCCAAGATGCACCTTTGACGGCGGGTGCTCGACAGGCGCGGGTGGTTCGACTGCGAACCGGCATGCGCAGTGAAGCGGTTGATTGGCTGACCGAGGAAGTTCCAGTTGCGCTGGAATTCAATGGCATTTCGCATGCCGTGATGCTGGCGACGCCCATGGACCTGGAGGACTTCGCGCTGGGGTTCGGTCTCAGTGAGGGCATTTTTGACCGGCCGGCTGATCTGTACGACTGTGAAGTCGATGCCTGTGCCGAAGGCCTGACGGTGCACATGGAGGTTTCTTCCCGCAGCTTTGCGCGGTTGAGAGCGCGGCGCCGCACACTTGCCGGCAGGACGGGTTGCGGGCTTTGTGGAACGGAGAGCCTTGCACAGGTCCTACGAACCCTGCCACGGGTTGTCGCCAGGCAGACGATTCAAAGCGCGGCCATCACGCGAGCCATGGATGGCATGCGCGATAGGCAGTTGCTGGGCCAGGCGACCGGCGCCACCCATGCCGCCGCATGGTGTGGTTGTGCTGGTGAAATTCGCTTGCTCCGGGAAGACGTCGGCCGACACAACGCCCTGGACAAGCTGATCGGTGCGCTGGCGCGTGCCGGAATCGATGCGGGCTCTGGGTTCATGGCCGTGACGAGCCGCGCCAGCGTGGAGATGGTGCAGAAGGCCGTGGTCGCCGGGGTTCCACTCCTGGCTGCGGTCTCGGCACCGACGCTGCTTGCGGTCAACACCGCCGAGCAAGCGCGAATGTGCCTGGTTGGGCTGGCGCGGCAAGGCAATCTGGTGGTCTACGCCCACCCTCAGCACTTGTCATTGGGCAATGGGATCGACCTATGA
- a CDS encoding formate dehydrogenase subunit delta, with translation MNTSNLICMANRIGQFFASMPDRDEALMGIAQHIQRFWERRMRAELLAHLESNHGEGLDAITLDALRAHRDLL, from the coding sequence ATGAATACGAGCAACCTCATCTGTATGGCGAATCGCATCGGCCAATTTTTTGCGTCGATGCCTGACCGCGATGAAGCGCTTATGGGCATCGCACAACATATTCAGCGATTTTGGGAGCGGCGGATGCGCGCCGAGCTCTTGGCGCATCTCGAAAGCAACCATGGGGAAGGTCTCGATGCCATCACTCTCGATGCATTGCGCGCACACCGGGATCTACTTTGA
- a CDS encoding TatD family hydrolase → MNWIDTHAHLDAAEFGGDPSQMLAQAYAAGVRSVVIPAVEPGNFAAVRDLAHASGQVYALGVHPLSVERVNEADFSQLRRAVLQARDDPQCVALGEIGLDFFVQGVNRDRQLWWYEQQLRLARELGLPVLLHVRKSQDALLAGLRKLGWAQTGIGGIAHAFNGSRQQADAFIAQGFRLGFGGAMTFERALNIRRLAAQLPDSSLVLETDAPDMRPEWLARAEQLQPNTPAELPRIAQTLATLRGWTPGQTASITTANALAALPRLASWLEMRGATKGKVLRTLL, encoded by the coding sequence ATGAACTGGATTGATACCCACGCCCATCTGGACGCCGCCGAGTTCGGAGGCGACCCCAGCCAGATGCTGGCACAGGCTTACGCAGCTGGGGTGCGCAGCGTGGTGATTCCGGCAGTGGAGCCAGGCAATTTTGCCGCTGTGCGCGACTTGGCCCATGCCAGCGGTCAGGTCTATGCGCTGGGGGTTCACCCCTTGTCTGTGGAACGTGTGAACGAGGCCGACTTCTCTCAGCTGCGCCGTGCGGTGCTGCAGGCGAGGGACGATCCGCAATGTGTCGCCCTCGGCGAGATCGGACTGGATTTTTTTGTCCAGGGTGTGAACCGTGATCGCCAGCTCTGGTGGTATGAGCAACAACTCAGGCTGGCACGCGAGCTGGGTTTGCCGGTGCTGTTGCATGTGCGCAAATCGCAAGATGCATTGCTCGCCGGTCTGCGCAAACTCGGATGGGCTCAGACCGGCATCGGTGGCATTGCCCATGCATTCAACGGGAGTCGACAGCAGGCCGATGCCTTTATCGCGCAGGGGTTCAGACTCGGTTTTGGTGGCGCCATGACGTTCGAGCGAGCGTTGAACATCCGCCGTCTAGCAGCCCAACTGCCCGATTCCAGCCTGGTGCTTGAAACGGATGCACCCGATATGCGTCCCGAATGGTTGGCCCGTGCAGAACAGCTCCAACCCAATACGCCGGCTGAATTGCCTCGCATTGCCCAAACTCTGGCGACATTACGTGGCTGGACGCCAGGACAAACGGCCAGCATCACAACCGCCAATGCGCTCGCAGCTTTGCCGCGGCTGGCCTCCTGGTTGGAGATGCGCGGTGCAACGAAGGGGAAAGTACTTCGAACTCTGTTGTGA